The genome window TCCGGCTTGCCATTCGTTTATCTCCTGGTTGTCATCGGTGCTCTGAAAGATAAGGTAGTTCTTGTATTGTGCGCGAAACATAAATTGCCTGGTAAGGTAGACACGGACGCCGACGCCGACGTGGGCGAGTTGGTCAATGCGGTCGCGTTCCTGGACCAGGGTGGTTTTAGGATTTGTCCGGATAATGCCTGTTCCAACAGTGAAAAACGGCGAAATGCGCCATTCCGGGAAAGGGTGGATCAGCAAACCGAGGTTAGCCATTTCTGCATCTGAAAAAGGAGAAAACAGTTTGGAGGCAGACAGCTCTGCGGATAGATTGGGTGTGAACGAATAAGCACCATAAAACGTCATGACGTCGGCACCCTCGAAGTCTCCACCCATGGCACCTGTTTCCAGGCGGTGAAATGAAAACTCCTCGAAAGTGGCATCGCGGATTTCGGTATTTTCGCCGGCTGGCGTCAGGGTGTGTTCCAGTTGCTCTCTCGCTACCCAGCCCTGCTTGCCTTTGCGGGTGCGTACCTTGAACCAGTCTGTTTTACGTTTGAGTATTTCAATCCATTCCCCCTGCTCCTCGACGTGAAAGACGGGGTAACCACGCCCTGCGCCGGTATGTAACTCGATGTAGGGGTCGGCAATCTGGACTTCCATTGGCTGATCATCGCCAAACAGGCGACTGAATATATCCGCTGAAGCACAGGCTGGCAGCAGGAAGATCCAGATAAACAGAAGGCTGGAGAGTGTGCGTAGGTACGCGGCAGATTTCAAAGGTACATCCCTGTGTTGTTGGTAGAGTCCATATTCAGTCTGGTGTACGGACGCTCATGGTGGTACGTCAAACGGATTATTGTAGTATTGGGCACCGATATCCAGCCATTCGGCAATCAGTTTCAGCTCTGCCGTCGTAAGCCGCCCGGCGTGTGTTCCGCCAGGAGCGAAAATATTGAAAAAGCGTGGGCTGGACAGTGCACCGGCAGCGCTCATTGGCGGACTTGCCGGAATAGTAACCATGACGGGGATCGGGTTCCCGTTCACATCAAGAATCTGGTTGCCATTCTGGTCGAGCAGAAACAGGGGATTGCCGTTGCCGTCGGTCGCCTGGACCAGTGTGTCGACCAGGTTGCCCATGGCGTCCAGCTCCTGCACATTGTCGCCGAACAGCAGTTCCCGGTAGGACTTGAAGTGATTGGCATTCTGGTCAGAGATACCATCGGTAAGGTCCAGTTGTGCATCCGGAATGCGGTCAGCACCCGCCATATCGGCATTGGTGTGGCAGTTGATGCAGGTGTCTACGGGACCACGATCAACCCCCCAGATCGGGTGGATGCCGGTTTCGTAGTTGATGATGATTCTGCACAGGTAGTTCCAGTTACTCTGGCAATTAGTACTGGCCGGTGCCGTGACAACCGGATCAAGGTCGGCATAGAGGTAGCTGAAGCTGGTGTCCTTCAGCCGGCCGGAAGCGACTTCATCGGTCCACACATCGTCATAAAAGATATCAACTGAGGGTGTCAGTGCGGTGGGATCAATGCGAGTTCTGGCCTGTGCCATGGTATCGCCTGCATCAGCGAAAAAAGCGGCTTCCGTATTGGGGAAGGTGTAACCATCAAAGGGGGCGCCGGTGTTAAGTGGTGCAAAGGCATTCGGGTTCCCGTGTGACATACCGCTTGCAGGATCGTGGCAGCCCGAGCAGTTCATAACTTCACCTGCCCGTAGTTGCAGCCAGTTATCGTGTCGTTGGCCAATACGGCGGCCTTCCTTGTCCAGCACGCTGATCGTGAAGGGGACATTGGCCGGGACTTTTACGCGTACCGAGCCATCCGGTTCAATGGGCGCGTAGCCCAGTATTTCACGCATGCCGAGTGAACGGTTGGGGCCGAAGTTGGCGCCCATCAGGTTGACAATAGTGTCGTCAGGCAGGCTGACGGCCTTGACCAGCCTGAGGAAACGCGCCGGGCGCTGGTCAGCCAGTATTTGCTGGGGGTCTGCCAGCATGGAAAGATCAGCTGCCGGGCCGCCGAGCGCGTTGTACTGGCTGTCAAAGTCATACACGCTGGCAATGTGCAGTATGCCGACATTTTCATCAACCAGAACCTGGTCGACGTCGACACCGGGGACGGCATCAAAAACAATAGTCGGCAGAGTTCGCGGCTGGGTAGCTACTACATCGCGGTAAAACATGCCTTCCTGCGGTGTAAATACCGGACGCTGGGTATTGTCGCCAAAATCATACAGGTAGACGCTGTACAGGGGAGGGGCTTCAAGCAGTGCAGGATCTGCAATTGTCTGGTCAGTGCAGGGCAGGATCAGCGTGCCATCTGTCATGCGACACTGGCTCCATGTGATCAGTGCGCGATCAGTGCCGTCCCATAGCGGGTAGAAGGTATTGAAGCGCCCGGCCGGTGACGGCTGGTCATCGGTACGAACTTCACCAAAGCTCCGCGATACTTGTGCAGGACCCGCCAGAGCGCCCAGGTTAGCGGACGTGGGCTGGGTGTTTTCAACGTAATTGTTGACGTCGATAGCGACAATATCGCCACCCTGGTTATTGCCAGTGAAGGGTTTGATAAGTACGGCGATTTCACCATCCGGTAATTCACGCGGCTGGAGAAACTGGATTGTTGCCCCATTGGTGCCGGTGTCATGACTTGCAGCGCCATATAACAGGCGTAGCTGGCTGCCGTCCGGGTTCATTTTGTACAAATTGATGGCGCTGCTGTTTCCTGCGTTGTCCCAGCGCGAGAAAACGATCTCCCCGTTTGTTAACACAATCGGGTCAAGGTCGTGGCTCTGGTTGAATGAGACCTGGGTAATGTTCTGCCGTATTTCATCGATAATATGTAGAACCATTGCCGGCTCGTTCTCGTCTTCATCAAGTGCGGCGAACTGGGGCTTGCCTTCATCGATAAGTATGGCGCCGGCAGCGCGCTGGCGTGTTGACGAGAAAATAATGCGATTGTCCGGGAGGTAGTGTGGCGCGACATCCTGTCCTTCCTCGGCAATGATGTCAGATGCGATAACCCGGCTCAGTGTGTCCGTGGCGATTTCATATTCCCACAGGTTCCAGGTTGGCTGGTCCTCCGGGTCTGCGCCCTCGATATCCGGGAGTCGCAGCGCAAACAACAGGCGCGAGCCGTCAAAGGAAGCCTCGACATCCTTGACATCGCCCATCCCGCCAGTGACGCGTTCGGTAATATTGCGTTCCTTGGCAACCGGTGATGCAAGATCCCGGTAGATCAAGTCTCCGCCAGCCTGGAAGGTGGCGGGTTCGCGTACATCGGCAGTATCCATTTCCGGTACGGGCTGCCTGACGTAGGCAATGCCGAAGTCCTCGACAAGCGGGTCGGGACCAGCGGAGCTGGTGCTTTCACCACCACCACAGGCCGAGAGCAGCATTGCCACCATAAGGGAGGCAATACGACGGTTCAGCGGCGATTTTATCGGTGACCAACGGGGCATGTGTTTCTCCCGGAATTTCTGTGGATTAAATTTTTCATTCTCTGAGCACATATTTAATGCAATTATCGGGCCGGATCCTGGCTGTTAAGCCTGCACGTAATTGTCCGTTTATGTGGCCTCAGTTCTTGCGGTGCCGGGCCTGTCCTGTCGTGTGGTGCCGACACCGTCTTCATATAGCTACAGCCGGTCGATACAGTGGTATTGGCAATATAGCCAGTCATCCCGTAAGGAAACTGAGACGTCTGTCACACTCCCGGGAAATTAATTTTAATTCCTGATCAGGGGGTTAAATGGACTGGAGGTTTTGCCGCTAAGTGAGAACTGTTTCACAGTTGTTATAGAACCCGTGGTCTATATTGCGATCACAAGGGCGTAGAACCGGGGTGGTTCGGTAATTGCTTGGAGCAGGACTGGATAAAACCAAACTTGAAGGGGCGTCTCAATGTTTTTGACGTGCGAACAACAACAGAATACGGCTTGGGGTAAGGGGGCGGCGAGTTTTCGCGGCATCCTGATCATATTTGCCCTTACGGCATGCGCAGCCTCATCGGCGTTTGCAGGTGATGCTGAGCGTTTGCAAGCGAAGCGAATTCATGACCGCCTGACCGGCGTGCCACCAACACCTGCAGTCCTGACGGCAATGGAAGCCGAGATTACCGGGCCTGGTGGTGCTGTCGATGCTGCAATTCTTGCTATTGATCCTGCGCGTAACCCTCGCGCTTTCAATTTTTATAATACGACGCTGAAGAATTTTGCGACGCCGTGGACAAATGAGGCGCAATCGGTCTTTGATCCGCTGAATGATTACACGGCGACCGTAATAGGAATGATAAGGGATGATGTTCCTTTTAATACCCTGCTTTCTGCAGACACGGTATATGTTGGTGATAGCAGTATTTCCGGTGTTTCAGCCTATTCACCTTCTGATAATACGCATTACGAGAACCTGGAAGACCTGAGTGTCGACCTGAGTGATACGTCCAACCTGTTTCCGGTATCCCAGTCGGTCCAGAACAGTATTCCGGTTGCGGGTGTGGCGGGCATTATGACGACCCGCGCTGCCGCGCAGGCCTTCTTTATTGACGGTACCAACCGCGCAATGTTCCGCTTCACTATGCTGAATCATCTCTGCAATGACCTGGAGCAGGTAAAGGATACGACACGGTCGGCAGACAGGGTTCGTCAGGACGTCAGTCGGAGTCCGGGTGGTGACAGTCGCCTGTTTCTCAATGCCTGCGTCGGTTGTCATTCCGGCATGGATCCGATGGCTCAGGCATTTGCCTACCACAACTACGATGAAAGCCAGGGCAGGATGGTTTACACACCCGGCCAGGTACAACCCAAATATCTCATCAATGCCGACAATTTTGAGTACGGTTACATAACGCCTGATGATCGGTGGGACAACTACTGGCGCAGTGGCCAGAATGCGGTACTGGGCTGGAGTAGTGGTCTCCCTGGAAATGGTAAAGGTGCGGCATCATTGGGGCAGGAGCTTGCAAACAGTACTGCTTTCGCAGGCTGCCAGGTCAGGAAGGCCTACCGCACAGTGTGTCTGAATGAGCCAAGTCAGGCACAGATGGTTGCTTTACGAGACGTGTTGACCAACCAGACCAACTACAACATGAAACAGGTATTCGCCGAAGCCGCTGCCCAGTGCGCGGGCAACTAGGCGGTCACAGGTGAGGGGATGATTATGAGCACGTATTCGAAAAGTGTGCGATGGGGTTACATGTCTGCTCCTGGCAGGGTGTTCCGTCAGATTGCGGTACTGATGTCAGTGGCTATTCTTTCCGCCTGTGGTGGTGGTGCCGAGACAAGTTCAAACCCGCAGACAAGCAATGGTGGATCTGTGGGTGCATCCAGCTATACCGGTCCTGTTGCCCAGACGACGGATATTCGGGAGTTTCAGGTCAATGTCTGGGAGCCATTGCGGGCGTCAAACCGTTGTGGAGCCTGTCATGTGCCTGGTATTCAGTCGCCTACGTTTGTACAGCAGGACGATGTTAACCAGGCATATGCTGAAGCTACACCGCTCGTGGACCTGGATGTACCGGCCAGTTCACGCCTGGTGACCAAGGTTGCCGGGGGGCACAATTGCTGGCTGACCAGTGATGCGGCATGCGCAACCATCATTCAGAATTATATAGAAGCATGGGCAAATGGCGTGTCAGGCGGACAACGCGAGATCCAGCTGACCGCGCCGGTCATAAAGGATCCGGGAGCAACGAAAAACTTCCCGGGGACTTCGTCGGATTTTACCGCAACAGTATGGCCTCTGCTTACAGCAAACTGTGCCGGCTGTCATGTGGACTCATCTCCGACAGCACAATCCCCCTTCTTTGCAAGCCCGGTTGCTGACGATGCCTATGAGGCTGCCAAATCCAAGATGGACCTCAATACGCCTTCTAACTCGCGGCTGGTCGTGCGTTTGCGTGATGAAGCGCATAATTGCTGGACAG of Thiogranum longum contains these proteins:
- a CDS encoding outer membrane beta-barrel protein, whose amino-acid sequence is MKSAAYLRTLSSLLFIWIFLLPACASADIFSRLFGDDQPMEVQIADPYIELHTGAGRGYPVFHVEEQGEWIEILKRKTDWFKVRTRKGKQGWVAREQLEHTLTPAGENTEIRDATFEEFSFHRLETGAMGGDFEGADVMTFYGAYSFTPNLSAELSASKLFSPFSDAEMANLGLLIHPFPEWRISPFFTVGTGIIRTNPKTTLVQERDRIDQLAHVGVGVRVYLTRQFMFRAQYKNYLIFQSTDDNQEINEWQAGLSVFF